Proteins from a single region of Procambarus clarkii isolate CNS0578487 chromosome 32, FALCON_Pclarkii_2.0, whole genome shotgun sequence:
- the LOC123759398 gene encoding longitudinals lacking protein, isoforms A/B/D/L isoform X3, with translation MMDQQQFCLRWNNHGSTLVAVFDNLLASESLVDVTLFAEGRMLKAHKVVLSACSPYFQTLFAQTTDKHPIVILKDVKHNELKALLDYMYRGEVNVSQDQLGPLIKTAESLKIKGLADGSNKIEAESHITHPTSHDRLKIENSHPEVTGGRSGLDAFPLPPVSVPSVLSTVLTMPPALSLASSNLVAPIKLPNLATTTVTEPSTREDGDSPRAKRRRKIRQKSGEGGESGDSDGRSSGSPGDSIHFPRIPATITPIPLHPILRDQQQQQKERERERERERDRERERDRERERDRERERDREWEREREHELQREREREREREREREREIREREIRETLRASSPSPENLVGSSRGDCLIDIPRSSPSITRYHSDHDHGSSSPNKPLSGIGRPDENSSDVNHQSDDECDDRSISDRTSHDHPDTPGPSTSRLLPEDAPHTPSYLGWPYPPDTSASDESFPSLESTNQGIWKNKFLAPYLGSPLPPIPTRSHPGLGSPFPGLYGPPPSSPWGRCSPPTPTLSAPHLMCAHECSRCGRLYKTRKGLKHHIKNECGVEPRFQCSHCDWKFKQKAHLLRHVARKHTAS, from the exons ATGATGGatcagcaacaattttgcctgcGGTGGAATAACCATGGGTCAACTCTGGTGGCTGTTTTTGACAACTTGTTGGCCAGCGAATCCCTGGTGGATGTTACACTGTTTGCCGAGGGTCGTATGCTCAAAGCACACAAAGTTGTTTTATCAGCATGTTCTCCATACTTCCAG ACACTGTTTGCTCAAACTACAGATAAGCACCCCATTGTGATATTAAAGGATGTAAAACATAATGAACTCAAGGCTTTGTTGGATTACATGTATCGGGGAGAAGTAAATGTCTCTCAGGACCAACTAGGACCACTAATAAAGACAGCGGAGTCACTTAAAATTAAAGGTTTGGCTGATGGTAGCAATAAGATTGAAGCAGAGTCACATATTACACATCCCACGAGCCATGACCGGCTAAAGATAGAAAACTCGCATCCTGAAGTTACAGGTGGTCGTTCAGGTCTAGatgccttcccccttccccctgtctCTGTTCCTTCTGTGTTGTCTACTGTCCTGACAATGCCGCCAGCACTGAGTTTGGCATCATCAAATTTGGTTGCTCCTATTAAATTACCTAACCTAGCCACCACAACAGTGACGGAGCCTTCTACACGGGAGGATGGCGATTCTCCTCGTGCAAAACGTAGGAGAAAAATCCGGCAAAAATCTGGCGAAGGTGGTGAAAGTGGGGATAGTGATGGCAGATCATCTGGTTCACCGGGGgacagtattcacttcccccgtATTCCAGCTACAATTACTCCTATACCACTTCATCCTATTCTCcgtgaccaacaacaacaacagaaagaAAGGGAGCGAGAACGTGAACGAGAGCGTGATCGAGAACGGGAGCGCGATAGAGAACGAGAGCGCGATAGAGAACGAGAGCGCGATCGAGAATGGGAGCGAGAACGTGAACATGAACtacaacgagaaagagaaagagaacgagaaagagaaagagagcgagaaagagaaataAGAGAAAGAGAAATAAGAGAAACATTACGAGCAAGTAGTCCTTCCCCTGAAAACCTTGTTGGATCATCAAGAGGAGATTGTCTTATAGATATCCCACGATCATCTCCAAGTATAACAAGGTACCACAGTGATCATGACCATGGATCTTCCAGCCCAAATAAACCATTATCAGGAATTGGCCGCCCCGATGAGAACAGCAGTGATGTTAATCATCAGTCAGATGATGAGTGTGACGACAGAAGTATAAGTGATCGAACATCCCATGACCACCCAGACACCCCTGGGCCATCAACATCTCGTTTACTACCGGAGGATGCTCCACATACACCCA GTTACCTTGGCTGGCCATATCCACCAGACACGTCTGCCAGCGATGAATCTTTTCCTTCCTTAGAAAGCACCAATCAAG GGATATGGAAAAACAAATTTCTGGCTCCCTACCTAGGCTCCCCTCTGCCCCCCATCCCCACAAGGTCCCACCCAGGCTTGGGTTCACCTTTTCCTGGGCTGTATGGGCCCCCTCCGTCCTCCCCTTGGGGACGctgctccccacccacacctaccCTATCTGCGCCTCATCTGATGTGCGCCCACGAGTGTTCTCGCTGCGGGCGCCTCTACAAGACACGCAAGGGTCTCAAGCACCACATCAAGAATGAGTGTGGAGTAGAACCTCGGTTTCAATGCTCCCACTGTGACTGGAAGTTCAAGCAGAAGGCTCACCTTTTAAGGCACGTGGCTCGTAAGCACACTGCAAGCTGA
- the LOC123759398 gene encoding sex determination protein fruitless isoform X5: protein MMDQQQFCLRWNNHGSTLVAVFDNLLASESLVDVTLFAEGRMLKAHKVVLSACSPYFQTLFAQTTDKHPIVILKDVKHNELKALLDYMYRGEVNVSQDQLGPLIKTAESLKIKGLADGSNKIEAESHITHPTSHDRLKIENSHPEVTGGRSGLDAFPLPPVSVPSVLSTVLTMPPALSLASSNLVAPIKLPNLATTTVTEPSTREDGDSPRAKRRRKIRQKSGEGGESGDSDGRSSGSPGDSIHFPRIPATITPIPLHPILRDQQQQQKERERERERERDRERERDRERERDRERERDREWEREREHELQREREREREREREREREIREREIRETLRASSPSPENLVGSSRGDCLIDIPRSSPSITRYHSDHDHGSSSPNKPLSGIGRPDENSSDVNHQSDDECDDRSISDRTSHDHPDTPGPSTSRLLPEDAPHTPSYLGWPYPPDTSASDESFPSLESTNQDSTLSSTIALRLVSVF, encoded by the exons ATGATGGatcagcaacaattttgcctgcGGTGGAATAACCATGGGTCAACTCTGGTGGCTGTTTTTGACAACTTGTTGGCCAGCGAATCCCTGGTGGATGTTACACTGTTTGCCGAGGGTCGTATGCTCAAAGCACACAAAGTTGTTTTATCAGCATGTTCTCCATACTTCCAG ACACTGTTTGCTCAAACTACAGATAAGCACCCCATTGTGATATTAAAGGATGTAAAACATAATGAACTCAAGGCTTTGTTGGATTACATGTATCGGGGAGAAGTAAATGTCTCTCAGGACCAACTAGGACCACTAATAAAGACAGCGGAGTCACTTAAAATTAAAGGTTTGGCTGATGGTAGCAATAAGATTGAAGCAGAGTCACATATTACACATCCCACGAGCCATGACCGGCTAAAGATAGAAAACTCGCATCCTGAAGTTACAGGTGGTCGTTCAGGTCTAGatgccttcccccttccccctgtctCTGTTCCTTCTGTGTTGTCTACTGTCCTGACAATGCCGCCAGCACTGAGTTTGGCATCATCAAATTTGGTTGCTCCTATTAAATTACCTAACCTAGCCACCACAACAGTGACGGAGCCTTCTACACGGGAGGATGGCGATTCTCCTCGTGCAAAACGTAGGAGAAAAATCCGGCAAAAATCTGGCGAAGGTGGTGAAAGTGGGGATAGTGATGGCAGATCATCTGGTTCACCGGGGgacagtattcacttcccccgtATTCCAGCTACAATTACTCCTATACCACTTCATCCTATTCTCcgtgaccaacaacaacaacagaaagaAAGGGAGCGAGAACGTGAACGAGAGCGTGATCGAGAACGGGAGCGCGATAGAGAACGAGAGCGCGATAGAGAACGAGAGCGCGATCGAGAATGGGAGCGAGAACGTGAACATGAACtacaacgagaaagagaaagagaacgagaaagagaaagagagcgagaaagagaaataAGAGAAAGAGAAATAAGAGAAACATTACGAGCAAGTAGTCCTTCCCCTGAAAACCTTGTTGGATCATCAAGAGGAGATTGTCTTATAGATATCCCACGATCATCTCCAAGTATAACAAGGTACCACAGTGATCATGACCATGGATCTTCCAGCCCAAATAAACCATTATCAGGAATTGGCCGCCCCGATGAGAACAGCAGTGATGTTAATCATCAGTCAGATGATGAGTGTGACGACAGAAGTATAAGTGATCGAACATCCCATGACCACCCAGACACCCCTGGGCCATCAACATCTCGTTTACTACCGGAGGATGCTCCACATACACCCA GTTACCTTGGCTGGCCATATCCACCAGACACGTCTGCCAGCGATGAATCTTTTCCTTCCTTAGAAAGCACCAATCAAG